Genomic window (Musa acuminata AAA Group cultivar baxijiao chromosome BXJ1-9, Cavendish_Baxijiao_AAA, whole genome shotgun sequence):
CACAGAAATGTCAAGTGAATCAAAATGTTCTATAACTCATTCAGCTAACAATACAGTCATATGTAAGCAGAAAACCCAGTGTTGATGCAGCTGTATGCACCACATGTGAAGGGTCTCTCATCCATAGCAACTCTCAGTATAGCAACACAGTGAAAAAGGAGAGCTAATGAAGCAAAGAGGTAGGTTTAACCTGTCTTTCCAAACAAACAGACCTTAGCTATGTAAATTGTGTCGAAGTGCATAAAGATAAAAAACAATACACTTACTAAGAGCATAATGAGAGATCATTTCAATCACCAAAATAGAACTTCCATGACGGAAAAAACGATACGCTTACTAAGAGCATAATGAGAGATCATTTCAATCACCAAAATAGAACTTCCATGAAGCAGTCAACGAAATATGTCTGAAAAAAGTCTGTTGATAATAAGTAAAGAACTTCAGCAACAAGTCTATTTATTAAGTGGAAGATGCCGAAAAGAGAAAAACCAAAATTTCAAAAACTCAAGTTTACAAGCCAGAAACACTGTTCTGGACTATCCAAGCATACTGACACACAAAATACACCAAAGTATTTATATGTCTTTCTAACGTTTGATATTCCACAGCACAAGATAATCCACAGTAGTAATTCAACCAAGACTAATGCCAGAAGTAGGCAGCTAACTACACCAAAAGATGCTTTAATTTGATTATTTGCCCTCTGATTGCTCCGTCGCTTGAGCTATATTAGTTAGAAACCACAAATTACTGCAGTCCCCTTAAGCACTTGTCTCTGGTTAAAGAAAAAAAGACATTGTATTGAAAAGAAATTGTATCGTTTACCTTAAAGAGAAAGTGCTATGGCTAGCACTAGTTTATCTCTAGCTCTACACATTTTGTTTTGGTAATAATAAATAGAAATCAGCAATTTCCCCTACTTCCAGTGTTAGGATCACACAAATCCTTCCATCATCTTAGCTTGTCCAAACCAACATCTCCACATGCAAGCTCAGCAATTCCTTCTATGAATAACCATCTACGATGACAATGATAACAACAACAAAGACATAATGCCAGAACTATGTGGGATCATCTATACGGATCCTTTGTCAAAATGCCTAAGCACAAAGTCTTTGCTTCTGGTAGTTGGCATTCTCCTTGGTATTTAATGAATAGGGTCATAATACCATTAGTATAATTTCCCATGGATCTACCACTTCATCATCGTTTTTCATTGTTGTACAAGTCTACACCCTTGCACACAGACCTAACCATGGTTCCGAAATCACCGGTTTCAATTCCGGAACAAGTGGTTCTGATTCTGATTTGAACCATCgattttaattgataaaaaaagaaaaaaataaaattattccacCAAAATTTGAACCCCAATCATTAGACTTTAAGTTTAAAGTGCTAACCACTACACCATGAaacctatttatattttttttagccaATTTGGAGTCGAACCAGAACTGTTGGTTCCGATTCCGGTTCTGATTCCAGTTCGAATGTCTAGAAACCGGAACCCAACCATATGGCCCCAATTTGGAACCGCCAAACCATTGCACCAATTCATTTCAATTCCAAGTTGGTATGGTTATGGTTCGGTTCTGGTTCCGAACTAGGGGCGGGCTACTTGCGTCCTATGTGCATCACTTTAATTCAAATCCCCCCTCTAATGCAATCTAACTCTTGCAAAGTCAACTATTAATGTATTACCATCCTAAATTACAAGTATTTATTTCTATACATCAAATATTGACAGACATCTAATCAATTATACTCTGAAGAAAATCTAACATACAGTCTCGCCACTTGATGCATATGATATACATACTTCAATTTATGGGTGCATCCCAATTTaacctaaaaatataattatagggACTTAAAACAAAGATAATTTTTACTACTTTATCATGACTCAGAGATCTTATTAGTTATGAGAATCTCCATGCCTTACAAAAAAAGGAGACCATCCCTGAGTATATTACTCCGAAAGACATAATTAGTGGATCTTCATGATGTGACCCCATTTTTTTTCTTCGAAAGAAAAATAACTATATTACTGCAAAGACCTAGCACAAGCTGTTCCACTCCTCGGAACACAAAAAATAGGCCAAACTCCGTGCACTATTCATTCCTCCAAATAGATGTGATCCCATTTATACCTCGAGAAATTTAGGTAGTTTTCTCATCTCTTCATTCAAACCACTTTAATTACTTTACATTACAACTCAATTGAGTTGAGTTTCATAAAAGCTAGAAGGCCTTCACAGCATCAATTTGTCACGGAATTGCTTCAATCGATTCGAAGTTTCTAATCCTGATAATTCATTaagtaaaacatttaaactaATTTTTCCCATGATCCCATTATTTCCACATCTCAAGATCATTTTTGTTTTTGCAATCTACCAAAAACCAACTATTTTTCTACAGCCTACATAAAGGCTAAAGCATTACATATTTATCCTAACTAAAGAGGTGAATTATGTTAATTACTTTAATCAAGTATTCACTTTTAAATTATGATCCTCATCAACTTCATGATCTTACCATCTATCGACTACCCATGTGCATCAGGCACCTGAATGTAAATTATACAGCTACCCCAATAAAAATTAGCTAGTTTTTATGTTTTTTCTCTCACCTTGATAGTAAACCAATCCATCAGGGCAGGTTATAGTATAGTAAAAAAATTGAGGCCAGTCCAGAATGAATATTATGCTCTTCAGTAACTACAAAACCCAAGTCTACTTGTATCTCTTGGCACCTCTGTAAGCCTTACCTTGAAGGCATCAGTAAAAACACATATTAATAGCAATATTTTGGTATCTTAAAAAGAAGACTTGAGTACTAAGATATCTTGATCCTCTAGAAGAATTGCATTTAAAACCAAAACAAGGACTACTCAATCATGGACCTAGAAAGCTATTAACTTgttctttttgaaaaataaaatctctaCTCCGCAAAATGACAAAGATATTTATTTCTGAGAATTATACCAACAATGAGATACATATTAATTGCAGGTTATGTAAAAACAATATTCATCTTCATATCTGTATGACAATAAACACTTCTTAAAGAATTTTCTAATCTTCAAACCAAAACATGCAGCTGAACATATCTAAGGTGAACTAATGATTATTGTTGCATCAGCATATCATGCAAACAAAAGAGACCTCTATATCAACACATGACCATGGATTCCAACCCATACATCATCTGTACATAGTTTCTTTCCCTTctaatgttatttatttaagcatTCAACAATAAGTAATTATCCCAATTGGCAAATGCCCCTAAACCGGGGCATAGACACCTGTTCACAAAAAAATGTCTAGCTCTAAAACATTACAAAACCTGTACACATAAAAATCACTAGTCTTAAAACATATATGCacataacaaaataaaatattaaggtGTAGCTATACTTGACAACATAATCAAGAAGATACTATGATTCCTAGTATTCAATTTATAGTATACGCAAAGAAGGTATTATATACTCTGTTAGAAGTACAATTGGTGGCAGTGACCTGATTATAATCAAATTAAAGAGCAATTCTGAGTAGCAAACAACTAAACATCTTGGCATGCCATCTTACCATGAAAGCCTTGGATGACAGTAAGACGCTATAAAATTAAACCTTTTATTTAAATCTCTTCTGCCATATAAAAGCACCGTAATACTTAGTCTGCACAAGATTTTATTCATACAAGCATTGTTCTACATGTGTGCTAAGGCATCATCAGGATAACCGGGTTTTACACATTATCGCCTGCAAtaatgaggaggaggagatgtaGAACCTGAGTGTCAACAGATAAATGCTACAGTTAATAAACTCCAGTCCCCTCATTTTTGACTTCTCCTGCACCAGAAGCTTCGATTCTCCCCACAACCTATAAGTATGTGGACTAGAACTCATCCCCTTATAATTAGTGTTGCGCCCACTGGATGCTCTTGATATCGATCCCCTCCTTGACCATCTCATAGAGTGGGCTCATCTCCCTCAGCTTCTCCACCTGCCGTACTGTCAGTTCTATCGCCTTGTCAACCTCAGCCTCCGTCGTGAATCTCCCAATCCCAAATCTTATGGACGTATGTGCCATATCCTCGTCCACCCCAAGTGCCCTCAGTACATAGGAGGGCTCAAGGCTGGCACTTGTGCAAGCACTTCCGCTTGAGACAGCCACCTCCTTCAACCCCATCAGCAGACTCTCTCCCTCCACATACGCAAAGGATAGGTTCAAGTTCCCTGGATACCGGTGCTCCAAGCTCCCATTCACCACTACGCCATCCAGCTTAGCTCTGATCCCATTCAAGAGCCTCTCTTGCAGGGCGGAGATCCGGCGGCCATCGTAATCCATCTCCTTCATCGCAATCTCACATGCAGCGCCCATCCCAACGACGAGGGGCGTGGGAACAGTCCCACTCCGGATACCCCTTTCCTGCCCGCCACCGTTCATCTGCGGCTCAATCCGGACCCGGGGGCGGCGGCGAACGTAGAGAGCGCCAACACCCTTGGGGCCGTAGATCTTGTGCCCACTGAGGGACATGAGCCCGATTCCCATCTTCTCGACGTCGATGGGAATCTTGCCGAGGGCCTGGGCTGCGTCGGTGTGAAAGACGACGCCCTTTTCGCTGCAAATGCGGCCAATCTCCTCGAGGGGCTGGACGACGCCGATCTCGTTGTTGACGGCCATGACAGAGACGAGACCGGTGTCCGGGCGGATGGCATCGGCTAGATGGCCGAGGTCGACGAGGCCGTCGGGGCGGACGGGGAGGTACGTGATCTCGAACCCTTCCTGCTGGAGGTGCCGGCAGGAATCAAGGACGCACTTGTGCTCGGTCTGGGTGGTGATGACATGGCGCTTGCGGGCGCGGTGGAAGCGCATGAGGCCCTTGACGGAGATGTTGTTGGACTCGGTGGCGCCGGAGGTGAAAAAGATCTCCTTAGGATCGGCGGCGACTAGGGCAGCGACGCTGGCGCGTGCGGCCTCGACGGCGGACTCGGACTCCCAGCCGTAGAGGTGGGTGCGCGAGTGGGGGTTGCCGAAGCGGGAGAGGTAGAAGGGGAGCATCGCATCGAGGACGCGGGGGTCGACGGGGGTGGTGGCCTGCATGTCGAGGTAAAGCGGGCGCCCAGAGATCCTGACGCCCTTCATCGAGACCATCCCGGCCTCCTCCTCTCCGGTAGCCGAAGGCAAAGGAGACGGAGGGGTCTCCGCAGCGACTGCGGCGGTTGAGAAGCGACGTCGTGTGACAGCAGGGTTGA
Coding sequences:
- the LOC103999090 gene encoding cysteine desulfurase, mitochondrial, whose amino-acid sequence is MATAAASRLLRRALNPAVTRRRFSTAAVAAETPPSPLPSATGEEEAGMVSMKGVRISGRPLYLDMQATTPVDPRVLDAMLPFYLSRFGNPHSRTHLYGWESESAVEAARASVAALVAADPKEIFFTSGATESNNISVKGLMRFHRARKRHVITTQTEHKCVLDSCRHLQQEGFEITYLPVRPDGLVDLGHLADAIRPDTGLVSVMAVNNEIGVVQPLEEIGRICSEKGVVFHTDAAQALGKIPIDVEKMGIGLMSLSGHKIYGPKGVGALYVRRRPRVRIEPQMNGGGQERGIRSGTVPTPLVVGMGAACEIAMKEMDYDGRRISALQERLLNGIRAKLDGVVVNGSLEHRYPGNLNLSFAYVEGESLLMGLKEVAVSSGSACTSASLEPSYVLRALGVDEDMAHTSIRFGIGRFTTEAEVDKAIELTVRQVEKLREMSPLYEMVKEGIDIKSIQWAQH